A genomic window from Streptomyces broussonetiae includes:
- a CDS encoding Lrp/AsnC family transcriptional regulator codes for MNEKDSRIAAAMLASPRASWRTVGRVLGLSERTVVRRAAPLFGDGTLRATAVRNPVHFPELIPLALRIRCRPNRISAIAATLARRPDTIWVDVLGGGDEICTVLFLDGPDARNNLLLRDLPATPAVQSWTSHVLLRVFPAAFDWSGGLLTQTELTSLRPDLSAAPTHPVLQPLDHQLITALIEDGRASYTDLARRANTTALTARRRVEALVGGQVLRLATEVDLARLGIRTEALLWITVAPGGLEETGQQLSRHPQVRFASATTGSANLLVAVAATDLDALYHFLSETIGALEHITTLEVTPILTGVKRTGLVRPGSL; via the coding sequence TTGAACGAAAAGGACAGTCGGATCGCCGCCGCGATGCTGGCCTCTCCGCGTGCCTCGTGGCGCACGGTCGGCCGAGTCCTGGGCCTCTCGGAGCGCACTGTCGTACGCCGGGCGGCACCGCTGTTCGGCGACGGGACGCTGCGGGCCACGGCCGTACGCAACCCTGTGCACTTCCCCGAGCTGATTCCGCTGGCCCTGCGCATCCGCTGCCGGCCCAACCGGATCAGCGCCATCGCCGCCACCCTCGCCCGCCGGCCCGACACCATCTGGGTCGACGTCCTCGGCGGCGGCGACGAGATCTGCACCGTCCTGTTCCTGGACGGACCGGACGCCCGCAACAACCTGCTGCTGCGCGACCTGCCCGCCACCCCCGCGGTCCAGTCCTGGACCTCGCACGTCCTCCTGCGGGTCTTCCCGGCCGCCTTCGACTGGAGCGGCGGCCTGCTGACACAGACCGAACTGACCAGCCTGCGGCCCGACCTGTCCGCGGCACCTACCCACCCCGTCCTCCAGCCCCTCGACCACCAGCTGATCACCGCACTGATCGAGGACGGCCGAGCCTCCTACACCGACCTCGCCCGCCGCGCCAACACCACCGCCCTGACCGCTCGCCGCCGGGTAGAGGCACTGGTGGGCGGCCAGGTCCTCAGACTCGCGACCGAAGTCGATCTCGCCCGGCTGGGCATCCGGACCGAGGCCCTTCTGTGGATCACCGTCGCACCTGGCGGACTGGAGGAGACGGGCCAGCAGCTCAGCCGCCACCCACAGGTCCGCTTCGCCTCCGCCACCACCGGCTCGGCCAACCTCCTTGTGGCCGTCGCGGCAACCGACCTCGACGCGCTCTACCACTTCCTGAGCGAGACCATCGGCGCCCTCGAACACATCACCACCCTTGAGGTCACCCCCATCCTGACCGGGGTGAAGAGGACCGGCCTGGTCCGCCCGGGCAGCCTCTGA
- a CDS encoding SDR family NAD(P)-dependent oxidoreductase: MAAELDGSTALVTGATAGIGRAVALRLAALGASVIVHGRDEQRGAETVKEIAAAGGKARFVAADLSSSEDVLRLAAEAGEVDVLINNAGIYRFASTPDTTAEMFDGQMAVNSRAPMLLVGALAPGMAERGRGVIVNVSTAAATTPVRESGAYGASKAALELLTRVWADEFGAQGVRVNAVAPGPVHTPGTEEMGGETLQAIGRTTVLGRVADPEEIAEAVVFLVSSRASYITGAVLEARGGQLAIG, translated from the coding sequence ATGGCTGCAGAACTGGACGGATCCACCGCTCTTGTCACCGGCGCTACCGCCGGCATCGGCCGGGCCGTGGCCCTGCGCCTGGCAGCGTTGGGGGCCTCGGTCATCGTCCACGGGCGGGACGAGCAGCGGGGTGCGGAGACCGTCAAAGAGATCGCTGCCGCGGGCGGGAAGGCTCGGTTCGTTGCTGCGGATCTGAGTAGCTCTGAAGACGTCCTGCGTCTTGCCGCTGAAGCAGGCGAGGTGGACGTTCTGATCAACAACGCCGGTATCTACCGGTTCGCCAGTACGCCGGACACCACCGCCGAGATGTTCGACGGTCAGATGGCCGTCAACTCACGCGCGCCGATGCTCCTGGTCGGTGCCCTCGCTCCGGGAATGGCTGAGCGGGGGCGTGGCGTCATCGTGAATGTGAGTACAGCGGCGGCGACCACGCCGGTGCGGGAATCGGGCGCTTACGGGGCCTCCAAAGCTGCACTCGAACTTCTCACACGAGTATGGGCTGACGAGTTCGGCGCCCAGGGCGTCCGCGTGAACGCCGTGGCTCCGGGCCCTGTCCATACCCCCGGGACGGAGGAGATGGGAGGTGAAACCCTCCAGGCGATCGGGCGAACCACCGTACTGGGGCGGGTCGCAGACCCGGAGGAAATCGCGGAAGCGGTTGTGTTCCTTGTTTCGTCCCGCGCCAGCTACATCACCGGCGCGGTTCTCGAGGCACGCGGCGGACAGCTCGCGATCGGATGA
- a CDS encoding NAD(P)/FAD-dependent oxidoreductase, with translation MPGPGDLREGPIVIVGASLAGLRAAEALRERGFTGSLAVVGDEPHPPYDRPPLSKQVLLGMSAADTTGLPMRRDPDADWRLGVRATGLDPVGRQVLLADGESLPYDRLLIATGTRARPWPRPEQAALDGVFTLRTRDDAGCLAERLAAGPRRVLVIGAGFTGSEIASACRERGIEVTVAERGTAPLVGALGGTLARFAAGLQRAHGVDLRCGVTVTALCGNDGGRFTGADLSDGSHIDADVCVIAMGAVRNVEWLADSGLAAGPHGVACDAGCRAFDMYGIVTDDVFVAGDVSRFPHPLFDYQMLSLEHWGNAVAQAEVAAHNMISSGPPRRPHLAVPVFWSSQFGVNIKSVGVPTYSDQVVIAQGSLSERRLVAVYGYRGRITAAVTVNMAKWLEYYQGLIEAAAPFPPAPGAADGHPLVTEFALPSDVPDPRGLSHGPTVALTGHLPDRRLTVVRAAG, from the coding sequence GTGCCCGGGCCCGGTGACCTTCGGGAGGGCCCCATCGTCATCGTCGGCGCGTCGCTGGCCGGGTTGCGGGCCGCTGAGGCACTGCGCGAGAGGGGCTTCACCGGCTCCCTGGCCGTGGTCGGGGACGAGCCCCACCCGCCCTACGACAGACCGCCGCTGTCCAAGCAGGTTTTGCTCGGCATGTCGGCGGCGGACACTACCGGGCTGCCGATGCGCCGCGACCCGGACGCCGACTGGCGCCTCGGAGTGCGTGCCACGGGGCTCGACCCGGTCGGCCGTCAGGTCCTGCTGGCCGACGGCGAGTCCCTGCCCTACGACCGGCTGCTGATCGCCACCGGAACCCGGGCGCGCCCCTGGCCCCGACCGGAGCAGGCTGCCCTGGACGGAGTCTTCACCCTGCGAACGCGTGACGACGCCGGGTGCCTGGCCGAGCGGCTGGCCGCCGGGCCGCGCCGGGTGCTGGTCATCGGCGCTGGCTTCACCGGTTCGGAGATCGCCTCGGCCTGCCGGGAGCGGGGCATCGAGGTCACGGTTGCAGAACGTGGTACCGCACCGCTGGTGGGCGCCCTCGGCGGCACGCTGGCGAGGTTCGCGGCCGGCCTGCAGCGGGCCCACGGCGTGGACCTGCGCTGCGGAGTGACGGTCACCGCGCTGTGCGGGAACGACGGCGGGCGGTTCACCGGAGCCGATCTCTCCGACGGCAGCCACATCGACGCGGACGTGTGCGTCATCGCCATGGGTGCGGTCCGCAACGTCGAGTGGCTGGCGGATTCCGGGCTGGCGGCGGGCCCGCACGGGGTCGCCTGTGACGCGGGGTGCCGCGCCTTCGACATGTACGGGATCGTCACCGACGACGTGTTCGTGGCGGGTGACGTCTCCCGCTTCCCCCATCCGCTCTTCGACTACCAGATGCTCTCCTTGGAGCACTGGGGCAACGCGGTCGCGCAGGCCGAGGTGGCGGCCCACAACATGATCAGTTCCGGGCCGCCGCGGCGTCCCCACCTCGCGGTTCCGGTCTTCTGGTCGAGTCAGTTCGGGGTCAACATCAAGTCCGTGGGTGTCCCTACCTACTCCGACCAGGTGGTCATTGCCCAGGGCTCGCTCAGTGAACGCCGTCTGGTGGCGGTCTACGGTTACCGGGGCCGCATCACTGCCGCCGTCACCGTCAACATGGCCAAGTGGCTGGAGTACTACCAGGGCCTGATCGAGGCCGCCGCCCCGTTCCCGCCCGCGCCCGGCGCGGCCGACGGCCATCCGCTGGTGACCGAATTCGCGCTTCCCTCCGACGTGCCGGATCCAAGGGGGCTGTCCCACGGCCCCACCGTCGCGCTGACCGGTCACCTGCCGGACCGCCGGCTGACCGTGGTCCGGGCCGCCGGCTGA
- a CDS encoding cytochrome P450 translates to MAVDTLLERITDYANRPDPYPLYAELREAGVARQTDGSYLVGGYYDIVALFHNPRLSSDRRNRAGTYSGLPADEEEPRPFIRLDDPEHRRLRSLATRPFGPPHSPGRIDAMRDEITRITDELIESLQGRTRVDVVDDFAYPLPVSVICRLLGVPREDEPTFREWSNAIIDSGDIRPGEDLGTSQRAGNQARAQMGRYLVDLAEQRRGRPGDDMLSAFVNDPDPSGGLTREELAATAVLLLVAGHETTVNLITNGVLTLLRHPDQLARLRHEPDLLPGAVEELLRYEPPVHLLERIPLTHVDVAGTTIPKGVPVLLVLASGNRDPKRFRDPDRFDPTRRDNQHLGFGSGIHICYGAPLARVEAQIALVALLPHLTTATLVEDPPPYRNSAVLRGPRHLPIELAPSPQTR, encoded by the coding sequence ATGGCTGTCGACACCCTGCTGGAGCGGATCACCGACTACGCCAACCGCCCCGACCCGTACCCGCTGTACGCGGAACTCCGCGAGGCGGGCGTGGCGCGGCAGACGGACGGCAGCTACCTGGTTGGCGGGTACTACGACATTGTCGCCCTGTTCCACAACCCACGGCTCAGCTCGGACCGCCGCAACCGCGCCGGCACGTACAGCGGCCTGCCTGCGGATGAGGAAGAGCCCCGCCCTTTCATCCGGCTCGATGACCCCGAACACCGCAGGCTGCGCAGTCTGGCCACACGGCCGTTCGGTCCCCCGCACAGTCCGGGTCGGATCGACGCGATGCGAGACGAGATCACCCGGATCACCGACGAACTGATCGAGTCGCTCCAGGGCCGTACGCGAGTCGACGTCGTCGACGACTTCGCCTATCCCCTGCCCGTCTCCGTCATCTGCCGACTCCTTGGTGTACCGCGCGAAGACGAGCCGACCTTCCGCGAGTGGTCCAACGCCATCATCGACTCCGGCGACATCCGGCCCGGTGAGGACCTCGGCACGAGCCAACGGGCCGGCAACCAGGCCCGGGCGCAGATGGGCCGCTACCTGGTGGACCTCGCCGAGCAGCGCCGCGGCCGCCCGGGTGACGACATGCTGTCCGCGTTCGTCAACGACCCGGACCCGAGCGGAGGGCTCACCCGCGAGGAACTGGCGGCCACCGCCGTGCTGCTGCTCGTCGCTGGACACGAGACCACGGTCAATCTGATCACCAACGGCGTCCTCACCCTGCTGCGCCACCCCGACCAGCTGGCGCGCCTGCGCCATGAACCCGACCTGCTTCCTGGCGCAGTGGAGGAACTGCTGCGCTACGAGCCCCCCGTCCACTTGCTGGAGCGTATTCCCCTCACCCACGTCGACGTCGCCGGCACGACCATCCCCAAGGGCGTACCCGTGCTACTCGTGTTGGCCTCGGGCAACCGTGACCCCAAGCGATTCCGCGATCCCGACCGGTTCGACCCCACCCGCCGGGACAACCAGCACCTCGGATTCGGCAGCGGCATCCACATCTGCTACGGCGCACCCCTCGCCCGGGTCGAAGCCCAGATCGCCCTGGTAGCACTCCTTCCCCATCTCACCACCGCAACTCTGGTCGAAGACCCTCCTCCCTACCGGAACAGCGCCGTGTTGCGGGGCCCCCGGCACCTTCCCATCGAGCTGGCCCCGTCGCCGCAGACGCGATGA
- a CDS encoding Gfo/Idh/MocA family oxidoreductase: MTANAGAHMTSTSPHREPIRVGVVGLSASGGWAAAAHVPALAGLDGYELRALSASSAESARAAGEKYAVPLAYGSAEELARSEEVDLVVVTVKVPHHLELIRPALEAGKMVFSEWPLGADLAQAEELAGLAHRRSVLTAVGLQARSAPPLRYLRDLVADGYVGRVLSTSMLGSGWIGGATYDDNYAYVLDVTSGATLLSIPFGHSVDALTMVLGEFREVSALIENLRPEVTHVTSGAVAAKTAEDQIAVTGVLESGAVAAMHIRGGTSRATAFHWEINGTDGDLVVKADQAQWWYGGLRLSGARGEDGTLAELAVPARYQRSLTQWTERSTEPACNVAHEYALLRDQITGNLAPDEEGVPDFRHAVRRHRMLERIREAARAGRKVTLTEQGS, from the coding sequence ATGACCGCGAACGCCGGGGCGCACATGACGTCCACTTCCCCTCATCGGGAGCCGATCCGCGTCGGTGTCGTGGGTCTGAGCGCGAGCGGCGGGTGGGCGGCCGCTGCCCATGTGCCGGCACTGGCCGGGCTCGATGGATACGAGTTGCGGGCGCTGAGCGCCAGCAGCGCCGAATCCGCGCGTGCGGCCGGCGAGAAGTATGCGGTGCCGCTGGCCTACGGCAGCGCGGAGGAGCTGGCCCGCAGTGAGGAAGTCGATCTCGTGGTGGTGACGGTGAAGGTTCCGCATCACCTGGAGCTCATCCGTCCCGCGCTGGAAGCGGGAAAGATGGTGTTCAGCGAGTGGCCGCTCGGTGCCGACCTCGCGCAGGCCGAGGAGTTGGCCGGCCTCGCGCATCGCAGGAGTGTGCTCACGGCCGTCGGCCTGCAGGCCCGGTCGGCTCCGCCACTGCGGTATCTGCGGGACCTGGTCGCCGACGGCTACGTGGGGCGGGTGCTGTCGACCAGCATGCTCGGGTCGGGCTGGATCGGCGGCGCCACCTACGACGACAACTATGCGTACGTGCTGGACGTCACCAGCGGCGCCACGCTGCTGTCGATCCCCTTCGGGCACTCGGTCGACGCGCTGACCATGGTGCTCGGGGAGTTCCGTGAGGTGTCGGCTCTCATCGAAAACCTGCGCCCGGAGGTCACCCACGTCACGAGCGGGGCGGTCGCGGCCAAGACTGCAGAGGACCAGATCGCCGTCACCGGGGTGCTGGAGTCGGGGGCCGTAGCCGCAATGCACATCCGCGGTGGGACCTCACGCGCCACCGCGTTTCACTGGGAGATCAACGGCACGGACGGCGATCTCGTCGTCAAGGCCGACCAGGCTCAGTGGTGGTACGGGGGGCTGCGGCTCAGCGGAGCCCGGGGAGAGGACGGCACGTTGGCCGAGCTAGCGGTTCCCGCCCGCTATCAGCGGTCGCTGACGCAATGGACCGAGCGATCCACCGAGCCCGCCTGCAACGTCGCCCACGAGTACGCGCTTCTGCGCGACCAGATCACCGGGAACCTTGCGCCAGATGAGGAGGGCGTTCCCGACTTCCGGCACGCCGTCCGGCGACACCGCATGCTGGAGCGGATCCGAGAGGCGGCGCGCGCGGGCCGGAAGGTCACACTCACAGAGCAAGGCTCGTAG
- a CDS encoding alpha/beta fold hydrolase translates to MSTEARNVVLVHGGFVDGSGWKGVYDLLTADGYTVTVVQNPTLSLDGDVAATKLILDAQDGPTVLVGHSYGGAVISEAGNHEKVSALVYIAAFAPDKDESVNTLIADPPPGAPVPPILPPRDGFLFLDREKFAASFAADLPADEERFLADSQVPWGVDALGGTVTRPAWRAKPSFYLVATDDHMIPPPAQRAMADRAGATVNETSASHAVYVSKPAEVAALVRKAASPGTRA, encoded by the coding sequence ATGAGCACTGAAGCAAGGAACGTCGTCCTGGTCCACGGCGGGTTCGTCGACGGTTCGGGCTGGAAGGGGGTCTACGACCTGCTGACCGCCGACGGCTACACCGTCACCGTCGTGCAGAACCCCACCCTCTCCCTCGACGGCGACGTCGCCGCCACCAAGCTGATCCTCGACGCGCAGGACGGCCCGACCGTGCTGGTCGGGCACTCCTACGGCGGCGCGGTGATCTCCGAGGCGGGCAACCACGAGAAGGTGAGCGCGCTCGTGTACATCGCGGCGTTCGCGCCCGACAAGGACGAATCCGTCAACACCCTGATCGCCGACCCGCCGCCCGGCGCGCCCGTCCCGCCGATCCTGCCGCCCCGTGACGGCTTCCTCTTCCTGGACCGGGAGAAGTTCGCCGCGTCCTTCGCCGCCGACCTGCCCGCCGACGAGGAGCGGTTCCTGGCCGACTCCCAAGTGCCTTGGGGCGTGGACGCGTTGGGGGGCACCGTCACCCGTCCCGCCTGGCGTGCCAAGCCGAGCTTCTACCTGGTCGCCACCGACGACCACATGATCCCGCCGCCGGCCCAGCGGGCCATGGCCGACCGGGCCGGGGCCACGGTGAACGAGACGAGCGCGAGCCACGCCGTGTACGTGTCCAAGCCCGCCGAGGTCGCCGCGCTGGTCAGGAAGGCCGCGTCGCCCGGAACGCGGGCATGA
- a CDS encoding IS110 family RNA-guided transposase: MAITCGIDWAESHHDVALVDEAGQLVAKRRINDDAEGYRQLLGMLAEAGDSPQEPIPVAVETARGLLFACLRATGRKVYSINPMAVARYRERHRVARAKSDHADAMALANILRTDADVHRPLPADSELAQAISVLARAQQDAVWNRAQLNNQLRSHLKQYFPAALVAFQARSVGLDSREARAVLSAAPDPATAARLTRTQLRSLLRKSGRQRNIDAWTDRLKTVFTSDYLHQLPLVEEAIGRQTAALVLQLDAACRAADDLAASAADAFAQHPDNEIISSFPGIGPLTGARVLGEIGDDRSRFRDARALKAYAGAAPVTVASGKSHAVHHRRVKNQRLAAAGYVWIFGALPSPQVKEHYDRRRARGDRHTAAMRNLFNRLLGCLHHCLATGQNFDPAKAFPALATTVGPAAT, encoded by the coding sequence TTGGCAATCACCTGCGGAATCGACTGGGCAGAGAGCCATCACGACGTGGCCTTGGTGGACGAGGCCGGACAGCTCGTCGCCAAGCGTCGCATCAACGACGATGCGGAGGGCTACCGCCAGCTGCTCGGCATGCTGGCCGAGGCGGGAGACAGCCCACAGGAGCCCATCCCCGTCGCGGTCGAGACCGCCCGCGGTCTGCTGTTCGCTTGCCTTCGCGCCACCGGCCGCAAGGTGTACTCGATCAACCCGATGGCGGTCGCCCGCTACCGCGAGCGTCACCGTGTCGCCCGGGCAAAGTCCGACCATGCCGACGCCATGGCGCTGGCCAACATCTTGCGCACAGATGCCGACGTCCACCGGCCGCTGCCGGCGGATTCCGAGCTGGCGCAGGCCATTTCCGTTCTCGCCCGTGCCCAGCAGGACGCGGTCTGGAACCGGGCCCAGTTGAACAACCAGCTCCGCTCCCACCTCAAGCAGTACTTCCCGGCTGCACTGGTCGCCTTCCAGGCCCGGAGCGTCGGCTTGGACTCCCGGGAAGCACGGGCCGTGCTCTCCGCGGCGCCGGACCCGGCGACGGCCGCGCGGCTGACCCGCACCCAGCTGCGGTCACTGCTGCGCAAGTCTGGGCGGCAGCGCAACATTGATGCCTGGACTGACCGTCTGAAGACCGTGTTCACCAGCGACTACCTCCATCAACTCCCGCTGGTGGAAGAGGCGATAGGGCGTCAGACCGCTGCTCTCGTACTCCAGCTTGACGCGGCCTGCCGGGCTGCGGACGACCTCGCGGCCTCCGCGGCCGACGCGTTTGCTCAGCACCCGGACAACGAGATCATCAGCAGCTTCCCCGGCATCGGCCCGCTGACCGGTGCCCGCGTCCTCGGTGAGATCGGCGACGACCGCTCCCGGTTCCGCGACGCACGCGCCTTGAAGGCATACGCCGGAGCCGCCCCGGTCACTGTCGCCAGTGGCAAGAGTCACGCCGTGCACCATCGGCGAGTGAAGAACCAGAGGCTGGCCGCCGCGGGCTACGTCTGGATCTTTGGAGCACTGCCCTCACCACAGGTCAAAGAGCACTACGACCGGCGCAGAGCCCGGGGAGACCGACACACCGCCGCTATGAGGAACCTGTTCAACCGCCTCCTCGGCTGCCTGCATCACTGCCTGGCCACCGGCCAGAACTTCGACCCGGCGAAGGCGTTCCCAGCCCTCGCGACGACAGTCGGACCTGCTGCTACTTGA
- a CDS encoding ferredoxin: protein MRIVVDLTRCQAYAQCVFLAPEMFELHGEEALLYRQEVPDEQLERVRQAAAACPVQAILVGEAVTAGARAR, encoded by the coding sequence ATGCGGATCGTCGTGGACCTCACCCGCTGCCAGGCGTATGCGCAGTGCGTGTTTCTCGCACCGGAGATGTTCGAGCTGCATGGCGAGGAAGCGCTGCTGTACCGCCAGGAAGTCCCGGACGAGCAGCTGGAGCGCGTGCGCCAGGCCGCTGCAGCGTGCCCGGTCCAGGCGATCCTCGTGGGTGAGGCGGTGACCGCCGGTGCCCGGGCCCGGTGA
- a CDS encoding carotenoid oxygenase family protein — MTEGMSLPRHLRGRFAPVPEEREAAGLTVRGSLPPELDGRYLRNGPNPLPGEVSGHWFTGPGMLHGIRLRGGRAEWYRNRWVRTRELEGHPFIREDFTVDLAATPANTHVIRHAGMVLALCEVGLPYWVTDTLETVGPYDFSGRLRTAMTAHPKEDPITGELHLFGTGFAPPYLTYHRVMADGLLLESRPVEVPGPTMMHDFAITEHHIVWLDLPVVFDSALPGGGGMPYRWDDRYGARLGIMSRRPGNTDVRWYDIDDCYVFHVGNAYEDANGRIVLDAVRHEPAGFRHAWSSIGGPTGPGGRAGVQEPGCSQAPSVLHRWTLAPATGRVTESQLDERQAEFPTHNEALTGRPHRYLYTVCGDGIAKHDLVVGTSHLHKTPGSRHAGEAVFVPAADGAGEDDGWLLSLVSDDHGRAGELLVLDARELAVQAVVELLYPVPAGFHGSWLPELS; from the coding sequence ATGACCGAGGGGATGTCCCTTCCTCGCCACCTCCGGGGCCGCTTCGCACCGGTCCCGGAGGAGCGCGAGGCGGCCGGTCTCACCGTGCGGGGTTCGCTGCCGCCCGAGCTCGATGGCCGCTACCTGCGCAACGGCCCCAACCCGCTGCCCGGCGAGGTCTCCGGTCACTGGTTCACCGGCCCGGGCATGCTGCACGGCATCCGGCTGCGCGGCGGGCGCGCCGAGTGGTACCGCAACCGCTGGGTGCGCACCAGGGAGTTGGAGGGGCATCCCTTCATCCGTGAGGACTTCACCGTCGACCTGGCGGCGACGCCCGCCAATACGCACGTGATCCGACACGCGGGCATGGTGCTGGCTCTGTGCGAGGTGGGCCTGCCCTACTGGGTTACCGACACGCTGGAGACCGTGGGACCGTACGACTTCAGCGGGCGGCTGAGGACGGCGATGACCGCGCATCCCAAGGAGGACCCAATCACGGGCGAACTGCACCTGTTCGGCACCGGGTTCGCCCCGCCATACCTCACCTACCACCGGGTCATGGCCGATGGTCTGCTGCTTGAGAGCAGGCCGGTCGAGGTGCCGGGGCCGACGATGATGCACGATTTCGCCATCACCGAGCACCACATCGTGTGGCTGGACCTCCCCGTCGTCTTCGACTCCGCCCTGCCCGGAGGCGGCGGCATGCCCTACCGGTGGGACGACCGGTACGGCGCCCGGCTCGGGATCATGTCCCGCAGGCCCGGCAACACCGACGTGCGGTGGTACGACATCGACGACTGCTACGTCTTTCACGTCGGCAACGCCTATGAGGATGCGAACGGCCGGATCGTGCTGGACGCGGTGCGCCACGAACCTGCGGGATTCCGGCACGCCTGGTCCAGCATCGGCGGCCCCACCGGGCCCGGCGGCCGAGCCGGGGTGCAGGAACCAGGCTGCTCGCAAGCCCCCTCCGTCCTGCACCGCTGGACCCTCGCCCCGGCCACCGGCCGCGTCACCGAGTCCCAACTGGATGAGCGGCAGGCGGAGTTCCCCACCCACAATGAGGCCCTGACCGGGCGCCCCCACCGCTACCTGTACACGGTCTGCGGCGACGGCATCGCCAAGCACGACCTCGTGGTCGGCACCAGCCACCTGCACAAGACCCCCGGCAGTCGCCATGCCGGCGAGGCGGTCTTCGTACCCGCGGCGGACGGCGCCGGCGAGGACGACGGCTGGCTGCTGTCGCTCGTCTCGGACGACCACGGCAGGGCGGGCGAGCTTCTCGTGCTCGACGCCCGCGAGCTTGCCGTCCAGGCGGTGGTGGAGCTGCTGTACCCCGTCCCGGCCGGTTTCCACGGCAGCTGGCTGCCGGAGCTGTCCTGA
- a CDS encoding RNA polymerase sigma factor — protein MTNLNAPTDEELTRRAQAGETAALGLLLARHQAPMRAVALSLLGYGPDAEDAVQDAALTALRRIGDVRDPAAVGAWLRAIVRNSSRMRLRAGREAPGLDALEHLHACDHWPSYPSYLSHPERVVDQHAMRDWIWDAVEQLPEPLRLVLMLRHFSNITSYQEIAHACEIPVGTVRSRLNQARAKLAQVLLATATHVHDGASRLAEESRREAEVTLDGARRGCQPREILELWPPEAELVGVLGTPGERCHPFPAMRQNRDKGITQHLRHVVASRSVTIWEMDVTNPAGIPDPCPPTLAWLMIRRNRRVQTLRVVFPQPQR, from the coding sequence ATGACAAACCTCAATGCGCCAACGGACGAGGAACTCACCCGCAGGGCACAAGCAGGCGAGACCGCCGCGCTCGGTCTGCTGCTGGCCCGTCACCAGGCACCCATGCGCGCGGTGGCACTGAGCCTGCTCGGCTACGGCCCCGACGCGGAGGACGCGGTCCAGGACGCCGCGCTGACCGCGCTGCGGCGCATCGGCGACGTACGGGATCCCGCGGCCGTGGGCGCCTGGCTGCGGGCGATCGTGCGCAACAGCTCCCGCATGCGGCTGCGGGCCGGCCGGGAGGCACCGGGCCTTGACGCCCTCGAACACCTGCACGCGTGTGACCACTGGCCCTCGTATCCCTCGTATCTCTCGCATCCCGAGCGGGTCGTGGACCAGCACGCGATGCGCGACTGGATCTGGGACGCGGTGGAGCAACTGCCCGAGCCGCTGCGGCTGGTGCTGATGCTGCGCCACTTCAGCAACATCACCTCCTACCAGGAGATCGCCCACGCCTGCGAGATCCCGGTCGGTACGGTGCGCAGCCGCCTCAACCAGGCCCGGGCGAAGCTCGCTCAGGTGCTGCTGGCGACCGCCACACACGTGCACGACGGCGCCTCCCGGCTCGCCGAGGAGAGCCGACGGGAAGCCGAGGTCACCCTGGACGGCGCCCGGCGCGGCTGCCAGCCCAGGGAGATCCTGGAACTGTGGCCGCCGGAGGCTGAACTGGTCGGTGTCCTGGGCACGCCGGGCGAACGCTGCCACCCCTTCCCAGCCATGCGGCAGAACCGGGACAAGGGCATCACCCAGCATCTACGCCACGTCGTGGCCAGCCGCTCCGTCACCATCTGGGAAATGGACGTCACCAACCCCGCCGGCATCCCTGACCCCTGTCCGCCGACCCTCGCCTGGCTCATGATCCGCCGCAACAGACGAGTCCAGACACTCCGCGTGGTCTTCCCCCAGCCACAGCGATGA